Within Hydra vulgaris chromosome 02, alternate assembly HydraT2T_AEP, the genomic segment ACTTCTAtacttataaagtatatttattatattttccttTTACAGCTGCAAGCTGAGGAAGACCATGGAACACCCCCGCAAACTCATAAACAGGTAACAGTTACAGAAGCTTTTCAGTGGCaacaaaaatatgacaaaaactCACCTGAGGCAAGAAAGCTGAACCTAGCTGTTGCTGAATTCATATGTATTGATAAAGTGCCCATTTATACAGTTCAAAAATGTGGATTCCAACAAATGCTCCATCATTTCAACCCAAAATACCAGCTTCCAAGTCGAAACTTTTTTATGTACACTGAGATTCCCCGCATGTACAATGACACCAGAGACCTCATAATCCAGCATCTCAGAGACAAATCATTTTACAGCTGCACAACAGATCTTTGGACAAGTAGAACTGCAGACACTTTCATGTCTTTAACTCTGCAGTACATTACTAAATCATGGGAATTGCAATCCTGGTGTCTTGGCTGTTGTGGTCTCAATACAGACCACACTGCTGAAAGTTTGAAGGAGGCCTTTGAAGAAAAACTTGAAGACTGAAAGTTGGACATTGCAAGAATGTCAGGCATCACAACAGACAATGccacaaataacaaaaaagccTTCGAAAAACTATTTCTGCCTTTACAAGATCCCCAAAACTTTCACGCCAGCTGACCAAGAAACAGAAAGATCTGTCCTCTCCAGACCACAAACTCATTCATGATGAACCCACTCGCTGGAATCCTTCATACGATATGGTGGAACGTTTCTTGGAGCAGCAGCAGGTTGTCTGTACTGTCCTGACTGAAGACAGGAAAAAATGGCATCTGATGCCAAAAGACTCAGATATTACAGTTTTAGAAACTGTTAAAGCAGTTCTTAAGCCACTCAGTCCCTTTACTGATGCACTTAGCGGGGAAAAACATACCACCCTGTCTTCAGTCTTGCCGTTACTCTGGAAGATATTTGAGTGTCTCAGTCATGAACAAAGTGACTCTGCATTAGCCCAAGAGATGAAGGAAAAGATACACGAGTATCTTCAGCATCGCTATGATGACCTGCAGCTACGGTTTCTTTTGAACACTGCAATCTGCCTTGATCCACGATTTAAGAACAGCTTTGTCTCTCTAAAGGATGATGTGAAGCAAAGTCTCCTGGATGAGGTGAAAAAAATGGGCAATGAAAAAGAAGGAATTGCATCTCGGGTGTCTAGAGGATTGTCAAGTAAAGAAGTCAGGCCAtcaaaaaaatcctaaaatgaCCTAAAGTTTCTGCTTTCCACCATACAAGGGGACAAGAAAGAAAAAGGAGAGCCAGCATCCTCAAGTCATGCACCTCTTTCTGCAAGTGACGAGATAAATGGTGAATTCTTGGTGTACGATCAGATGCCTGAGGTCAGTGCTGAGGATGATCCACTTATCTGGTGGAAAACAAATATGGGTACTCTACCTCAACTATCAGAGTTTGCCAGGAAGTACCTTTGCATTGCTGCATCTAGCTGTTCATCTGAAAGAGTGTTCAGTACTGCAGGGTACATTGTTAGCCCAAGACGCTCAAGACTGAGTCAGGAACATGTTGATATGTTAGTGTTTCTATCTGAAAATCTGGAAATGGCAAAGAAAGTAACTTAAGGAATAACTGTGTAGACCAGTATTGATTTGGgtgaaaaatgttgttatttatcTAGTTATTTAATTACTCAAACGTTTACAATCCTTGACTTGAAATACTTAAATTATGccgttgttgttttgtttttttacatgtataataatattttaatttacagcTTGTTGTTCAGTTATggcatattttgtttaatttataaaaatgttaaagtttataaataagagTGATTATTCAGTCATGgcttattgttttgttatttatctagttatttaattacttaaatgtTTACAATCCTTGGCTTGAAATACTTAAATAATgtcattgtttttttacatttataataatattttagtttattacttGTTGGTCATggcatattttgtttaatttataaaagttgcGTTTTTTAGGtttgtaatttttcatttattatttgtgGATAAAGTTGaaacacaattttaaacaaGTATGAAGAATGgcattgtttaactttattaataaaaatagtgtgTTTTTCAGCTAGCATGTTTTTGTGTTTTGCTTTGATGCAAAGAATCGTGAATTTTTATTGGCAAATTTAGTCTAAATTAAACTTTGGTTTGGTACCGAAATTGGTACCGAGAACCGTGGATTTTCACTGGTATCGGTACCGAATACTGTAATTTTGGTACCGTGACaacgctatatatatatatatatatatatatatatatatatatatatatatatatatatatatatatatttaacatttttgtgcaacagttaatgattttttttttctcagcatacttttttttttacttttagaatgtttattttttgtcagAGTTCCAGACAAAACCATTTGCCTATAgggatttttaattttacaatgtaTATCGGTACAACTAATCATATGGTCATCTTTTGAACTGATGTAACAAATTAGATCctgaaatgataaaatattactttCAATGTGTTCAGGGTCACtagttttgaaagtaattttaaaggataaggatacttttttaaattcctttGATATGTTAAGATTTCTTCACAAagaattctaaaaattaaaaagaactttactgtctatgcaaaaaaattacagCATTAATATTCAGTTACAAGAAGTTTGTACTTGGTAGCAGTATACATGGTCAAACATGGTCTTTTTTAAGTGGTAATTGtctgttttttttctaaattaagataacaatttgttttgttttcaatcatatcttgtaatgttttttctttaactgtatgaaagtttaagttttaagcatattttttacaaaaaataacacCCAACAACACCgtaaaagattactacattTGTTCAACAACATCTGTACACTTTTGTCCAAAATCAtctgtatttttcttttactctAACAACATCTGTCTAATATCATCTGAAACCACATCTGGTAATTTTTCTCCAAGTCCAATAACATCTGGTagaattttctccagatgtagttacatctgaaaaagtttttatatgcaACTACATtcggttaaaataatgcattattagttcattttttttccacatgtagttacatctgaaaaaatttctatatgtAATAACATCTGattaaataatgcattattagttcgtttttttttttccagatgtagttacatctgaaaaaatttctatatgtaataacatctggttaaaataatgcattattagttaattcatcttaaaaataacttcatcttaaaatttacagatgtagttgcacagatgttattacactttgatagtttaaaagatgtaactacatctgttgAACCCACAGATGTAGTTCCACATGTTATgcactttgataatttaaaagatgtaactacatctgttaAGTCCAAAGATGTAGTTGCACAGATGTTGTTACACtttgatgatttaaaagatGCAAGTACACCTGTAGAATCCTCAGATGTAGTTAGATGTTATTAcactttgatatttaaaatatgtaactacatctgtaatattcatttaatttttgcacagatgttattagacaccaatgaaatttcagatgttgttggatagatgttattagacatcaatgaaatttcagatgttgttggacagatgttgttATACCTCATTATATTTACAGATGTTGTCGGACAGATGTTAATAGACATGGCAAAAACTGATGTTGTTACCCTGACCCAACAATACCAGCTGGTATTTTAGAATTATAAGATAGGTAAAGTATTCACGAGCAGATCCTGGGATTATTCCTAGGGTAGCTGCctttaatttagatttagttgatttaaaaaaaattgttgttaactGCGTTGGTGAGTTTGATGGTAAACATTAAGATTTTTAATCAGTTTTAGATtctcattttaacattttaactaataaattaattttaattaataaaatccaAAATAGAACTGCAGCAATATGTGTACATGCTTCAGCAAGGCCTGTCTTGCAATTACAGTGTTGATATTTCTGCAATGACTCAATCTAGTAAAACAATCCATGGATTAATTTGGGTATTATTAAGATGTTGAGAatgaaatactttaaaatttaataaaagaaacagTTGTTTAGTActtcttaaaagtaatatttatatatatattataatagtctattataattaacatatagttgtatatatttataatgctATCCAGCTCATTTTGAGTAATGCTATTtggatgtttatatatatttaatattttataattatctttattaaattgagataaatataatattttaattatttttaaatatctaaatagtATTTCTCAAAGCGAGTTGGGTAACATCAAAGTATATACAATTATTGTATACATTTTGCATTaccaaatatattatttcttgACAATTTGCAAACTTCCTATGCTAATAACTCCTGCATTCTTGACCCAACCTTTTAACACGCTTTCATGCTTTTATTCTATAAAAGCATAGAAGCGTATTTCAAGTGTTAAAAGGTTGGGTCAGAAATGCAGGAGTTATTAGCATAGGAAGTTTGCAAATTACCATATCACAGCATATCATGTCATAGAATAGGCAAATTGACCTATAAATTATAGGCTTTCATATCCTCAGTTGTAAGAACTTAGTGAaaataatagataatttaataaattagtgTGATTTACAGGAAGGTTTCTTCATTGTTTTTGAATTCGCTATCTGGAATTAAGCCAGTGCCTATGTGCCTTTGTAAAAGATTTGTGATCATATCTGTTTTTTGAAGGCTAGATCTAGTGTTTTGTAGTACAACATTGGTTTACAGTAGATGTTATAATACAGTTACTATAGTTACAGTAGTTGTTTGTACAGTTACTATTACAAATGTTAATTATTGTACCACATTGGTATCAAATATTGTATTAATACATTATTTCTGGTACTAAAACCTAATTAAAACCTATTACAAATGGTATTAAAATTAATACCGCAAACagtttgtctattttttttattttctcataatggcaaaattaaataagtcttGTGACCCATGAGAACACTCTATACAAATATACCAACAATatctatacaatttttaaaagtatgctaattgtttaaacttatattgagttaaatttttttgtttttaagaaatgtgAAAAAGTCGTGGTTTTTGGGCTCTTTATTTCATGTTGATACAGGTGACATTGAGGTTGTCATATTTTCtattaaagtattttgataatattttagcttttgtttgctttttctTTGTgcttaaagaaacaaatgtttagttttattttttttttgtgctgttgctattattgttattattattaattttattatttattattgtaaatgtatttaaaatattttaatagtttaataatattacagCCCTGCTTAGATAAAAAACCGTGTTGAGCTTTTGTGAATAGACCATTGTTATAGCAATGGTTCATGATTCGCTCATGAATGAAGCTCTCCATTATCTTGCATGGTACTGATGTTAGTGATATCAGTCTGTAGTTTGAGCGCTTCCTTCTGCTATCGGTCTTGAAGATTGGTGTTGTAATTGACAGTTCCCATAGATTGGGTACTTTGCCTTCAGAGAGAGACTTGGGGTAGATCATTGCTAATGGTACAGAGAGTGCAGCAGCGCAATTGCAAAGTACACGAGGGTGCATTTCATGTGCTGCAATCTCCCTCTCGTAGTCAACTGTTACTGCTTTCATCAACTTGCTGAGCTTTTTACATGCTGCTTTGTGCTCCTTATGAGTTTCCTCATGCATACATCTAACAGCTGCTAACTATTTGTGCCATAGTGCTCCCTTCTCCCTCACAGCTACTTTGACTTCATAGGTGTTCCATGGTTTTTTTTACTCTTGAAAGGTAACGTAGTTGCAGGTATGTGGATTTTGATtgcttcattaattttttctattagtaATTTATAGTTGTTGTTAGCTGAAAAAGAATTGAAGATACTTGTCCAATCGATGGCTATTACTCATGCTGAGATGGCATTATAGTTTGCTCTAGTCCATATATACctctttttgttgttgtctGTCGTTCGGTCATTATTTGTTACAAATGAACCAATGGTAAAGCAATGTAATTCGCCTGCTGGTGTGTGACCTagtgagttttttttatgaagtttattaaGTTCGATAATTCAGTCTGGTTTGTCCATGATAAGTAAGTCAAGTGTGCTTCTTGGCTCTTCTTCTTTATTTCTTCTATAAGTATGGAACGTTACCATTATAAAGAAATTCATGTTTAGACATTGTTGGAATAACATCACTTTGATGCTCATTTTGCACATGGGCAGCTGTTGCTGATGCTCCGCCCAAGTCAAGTTCTTCATATGTTTTGTGACTGAAGTTAAAGTCACCGTAGATTAACATGGATGAGTATTCCAGTTTTGAAATGCTTTTCTTCGCAGTATCGATTgtctttattactttttcaagCATTACTTTGTCATTGTCCTGCGGACAATAAATAGCAACCCTACCCTACCGCCGACCCCTACCAATACCTCCCGCcccattaaaaaagtttttttcaagagatttaaaaaaagaaaaatttgattacattttcaaacatgaaaattagttttacaagtatatatatatatatatatatatatatatatacatatatatatatatatatatatatatatatatatatatatatatatatatatatgtatatatgtatatatatatatatatatatatatatatatatatatatatatatatatatatatatatatatatatatatatatatatatatatatatatatatataaatatatatgtatatatgtatatatatatatatatatatatatatacatatttatatacatatatatatatatatgtgtgatatatatatatatatatatatatatatatatatatatatatatatgtatatatatacagtggtggcCAAAAGTATggaaacttttcaaaaatgctttttatttatttataaaaaatgcaacacTTACTACATATTATGCATATGTTTATTGAAGTcgtaatacaactttttaataaaataaaacatttttttttatatatacatatatgaaaaaaaattaaatttttaaattaggcCTGGTCTTAGACCATTTTTCTTCTGACCATTTTAAATGTTCCCTTGCAAACAATAATCTACCCATCTTATTTTTCTTAGAAAGTAACGGTTTTTTGACAGCCACTCTTCCAAATAAGCCCACATCATTTAACCTTCTATGAACTGTCCTGTCAGATAATAAAACTCCATGCTGTTCCAAGATTTCTTCTTTTATATCCTTTGATGACTTTCTAGGATCTTTTGtagaagtattttttataactttatccaatctttttgttgtttttcttggtCTTCCAGGTTTCATTTTCACTTCCACAGTTCCcctttctttgaaatttttaataatttttgaaactgTACCTTTTGGAACTTGAAAATTTCGAGAAATATCAATTGGtttattaccatttttaaaacactcaactattttatttttaatatcactaGAATAATATTTTCGCAGTGCCATACTgattaatataaaagtaaactatGATGAACTAACAAAGATGTCAATTCTAACACGTTTTAATTCTAAATGATAAGATTTGTTTATGTTTAGTGACAAGTTTGAACAAGTTTCCATACTTTTGTCCAATCGAAATTAAGAAACATTAGTATGTAATAAAATGTCTTAGAAAAGACAAGTTCAAacttgtagtatatatatataaagtagacTATTGCAAGTACACTCggtttaaataattttggttttatttaatacaaataaaaaaaatgtaattttaaaaaagtttccatACTTTTGgccaccactgtatatatatatatatgtatatgtatatataatatatatatatatatatatatatatatatatatatatatatatatatatatatatatatatatatatatatatgtatatatatatatatatatatatatatatatatatatatatatatatatatatatatatatatatatatatatatacatcagccctcagaattagggtcagcatttggcaatgctgacctaactggcAACCTTTAAGTAATTtgggtcagcaaaaaattgccgacttTGTTCTATGtcttatggtaagacctttgtatcaaatttttttttgccgacctgatgccaatctctaaaagattgaggcaAATTATTgtcgacctcatttttcctaattccgagggctgatatatatatatatatatatatatattatatatatatatatatatatatatatatatatatatatatatatatatatatacatatatatatatatatatgtatatatatatatatgtgtgtgtgtgtgtgtgtatatatatatatatatatatatatatatatatatatatatatatatatatatatatatatatatatatatatatatatatatatatatatatatatattcatatatatacagctATGCACAAAAGTTTAATCAAGATggtaattttaatcaaatttttaagggttttttcaactaaaagaaatcaggaaaatgaatttaattgattttttttatttttaaaaaaacaatctattAGCTATCcaattaatattaataagataagatagttaaaaaaaatgattcaaaaaaatcaaataaataattatacaatcataaaatgagttgcataaaaatttaatcaagttAAGATTtagaacacaaaaaaaaaaaattagtatttaaagtatCCTTTTTTGGCTCGATAGCAAAAAAGAACTCGTCTCTGCATTGATTCGACCAATTTTATGCACATCTCATGTGGCACTTTTAACCAGTACTCCTTCAGGAGTTGCTTCAAATGCTCAGTTGATTGAGTTTGATGGTTTACCAATTAAGTGTTGATCcatgatcaaatattttttattgggtTGATATCTGGTGATCTAGGGCACTAAGGCAACAAATTGATCTTCTTTGTGGTTAACCAGTTTGTTATACTATATACTGTGTGTGCTGGAGTCCTGTCTTGCTGGAAGATGTGTTGCTTGCTTCTGCTGTACTATTACCTTGTCGATAGAATCAAAGGTGTTTTAAGTGTGTTTTTGTAGGTATATTGGTTGATATGGCCATTATATAGCTCACAAAAACCAAGGCC encodes:
- the LOC136077061 gene encoding E3 SUMO-protein ligase ZBED1-like encodes the protein MATGGAADVVALNPLVEKKGGKSHVWKYFGFAADDKGNIIDNQKPICKRCRRSFHSKGGNTSNLIKHLKDRHPDLMKEFKQLQAEEDHGTPPQTHKQVTVTEAFQWQQKYDKNSPEARKLNLAVAEFICIDKVPIYTVQKCGFQQMLHHFNPKYQLPSRNFFMYTEIPRMYNDTRDLIIQHLRDKSFYSCTTDLWTSRTADTFMSLTLQYITKSWELQSWCLGCCGLNTDHTAESLKEAFEEKLED